GTGGCAGGAGTTAGCTCAGGACATGCCTAAGTGGTTCCAGCAGTGCGCCACAGTGGCCCCGAAGCATCTAGGTGCTGCAGGGCAGAAGAGGTCTGGACCCCAAACCAAGATCCTGGTGGCTAGAGGCCCAAAGCATCCAATCCACCAGGGGCACCTTGAGGACGACCAACCCTTTCTTCCGCCACCATACAGGGGACCTCCCACCGCACTGCCAGGGCCAGACACCCCTCCCTCATCAGTTTCACCCCCACCAGAGGAGGCCCCATGAGGGCTCCCAGAAACTGCACCATCACCAATTGTGACCCAGCTAAGACATCACCAGGCCTATCAGATGCCACTGAGAGAGGCTTAGGGGCCCTTGCAGGTGGCAGATGATGGGACACTTAGGCCAGGACCTGTGGTTTTTTATTACCAGCCATTCACCACCACTGATCTCCTTAATTGGAAACACCATACTCCCTCATATTCAGAAAAACTGCAGGCTCTGATTGATTTAATGGAATCCATAATGCAGACTCACTGACCCACTTGGTATGATTGTCACCAGCTCCTGTTAATGCTATTTAACACGGAGGAGAGGCGCAAGATCTTGAAGGAGGCCCATCAAAATCTTGAAACCCATGCCCCAGCAGGCACTGTCGATCCCAGTATGCCCGAGTGGCAGCTCCAGAAGTTCAGCCAGACTGGGACCACAATACAGAGCAAGGGAGAGTAGCTCTTGAACGATATCGGGAGGCTATCCTACAAGGGGTCAGGGTCGGAGCCAGAAAACCTACCAACATGGCAAAGGTTTCCAATATAATGCAAGGGGCAGATGAAAGCCCAGGATATTTCCTAGAATGACTAACTGAAGCTTacagaatatacattcctttTGACCTTGAGAGTCCAGATAGCCAGCGGATGATTAATATGGCTTTCGTGACTCAGTCGGCACCTGATATCTGCAAAAAGCTGCAGAAATTAGAGGGTTTTGCCAGCATGAACATCAGCCAGTTAATAGAAATGGCAAACAAAGTTTATAATAATAGAGAAGAGGCAGCTGAGACCACAgccttagaaaaacagaaaagaaaagcagcactGTTGACAGCTGCCCTGGCAGCCCCAGCGAAGGGCCTGcagaagaaagggcagaaaggCTATTTTAAAGTAGACAAAGACCAGTGTGCCTACTGTAAGGAAAGAGGCCACTGGAAACGGGACTGTCCAAACCAAAAGCAGAAGGAGGATCCAGTGTTTCCCTCAGCCCCTGGGATCCTCAGTCTGGCGGGTTTGGCTATTGAATGAGCAGGACTGGGCTCAATGAAACTTGGCCCCCACGAGCCCATGGTCTGAGCCAGAGTGGGGGGCAAACCACTGACTTTCATGATAGACACTGGAGCGGAGCATTCAGTAGTCACCGCCCCCATGGCTCTACCATCAGGCTGAGAAGTTTCCATAGTAGGAGCCACAGGGAAGCCCAGTGAGCCAAAGAAATTCTGTCAAGCCCGGACAATTGAGCTGGGAGGGCACCAGGTCTGCCATGAATTCCTCTACCTACCTGAATGCCCTGTGCCCCTCCTAGGCAGAGACTTGTTAAGTAAGCTTTTGGCCTGGGTAGCCTTTCACCCCTCCAGACAAGCCACACTCAAATTAGGCAACGCGAGTTTGGTGGCCCTCATTATGCCCCGGGAGGAAGAATACCGGGTCTATGAAGAAGATAGAGGCCTAGGCAGCCAAGATTCTCTCACGGAGGAATTTTCTGATGTATGGGCTGAAGAAAACCCACCAGGACTTGCCACCAGCCGAACCCTGGTGATCATAGACTTAAAACAGGGGCACAGCCCCGCTGCTTCAAACAATAccatgttgtggaaaatccacccgcacgtggggagataacgaagcacaaactttattacccagaggcccagagggggtggttaatgTTAGAGTTAAacagtgaagaaggaaattgCATTATCTCAGGAAATTAGGAAATTGCGTTATCTCAGGAAATCAGGAAATTGCATTAGAGTTAATTGCATGAATGCTTATCTTTGCCCACCAAGAGGAAATTTTGCCTACAGGTGCTGATATTGAAGTAACCAATGATTGTATGCCGCATTGTACAAATGTAGCCAATTGCTAAATGCCACCTCAGCTTCTGTACCAGGCTTGCTTGCTCGCTTTCTCTATAAAAATCTGGTGAAACAGATGTAGGGCGCGACTCTCGGTTGTGGCTCTTAGGAGCTGAGTGCCTCCGGCACGTTTGGAAGAGTCCGCCCCTGCGCAGGTAACTAATTGgccttataaataaatttctacaaaataactgtccTCTGGTCTCCGTGTGAAATGTCTCGCTGCAAGAGAATATAAcagttaacatccaaatcctctgagcaccgatccttactctcccggggtttaaatagtcccggacTCCCTACCTACGTGGCTGGcaaagcaaggttacagaagctgaatgcagaagttaggtccagctaccttatatgggagacaaagggaaaacgcaggaggaatttgcagaagctacagagcacaggagcttatcatgggagtctgtgtacggccttgagtaactggccgttgctttggttatgacttgtcagcttctacagtcctgtgtgaaattttgcaagtgttacagttacagagcataagaaacttttggagttttcttttcctgccacaccaTATATCTAAAGAGGCCTGGCTAGGTATATCAGGGGTAATAAATAAGTACCTGTCTGAAGGAATACTGGTTCCCTGTCAATCACAATGGAACACGCTGCTCCTCTCCGTGAAAAAGCCAGATGGGTCTGGGTACCGCCCAGTACAAGACCTCAGGGCTGTTAATGAGGTCACCCTGACTCTGCATCCAATGGTGCCTAACCCCTACACACTACTGAGCCAACTTCCCCTGACTGCCTCGCATTTTATCTGCCTAGACTTAAAGGATGCTTCCTTTTACATACCTGTGGCCCCCGTAAGTCAACCAATATTTGCATTTGAATGGGAAGACCCCTACACTGGCACCAAGACCCAATTGACCTGGACCCGGCTGCCTCAGGGATTCAAGAACTCCCCCACTATATTCAGTGAAGCATTAGCCCAGGACCTGAAACCATTCTCAGAGCAGCATTCTGGCCTTATTTTGCTCCAGTATGTGGACGATTTGCTGTTGGCAAGGCCAGGGAGTTACAAGTGTCAGGAAGGGATGCGGgccctgctccagctcctggcaTCCAAAGGCTACCGGGTGTCCAAAAGGAAGGCCAAGATTTGCCAAAAGGAAGTTTGATACCTGGGTTTCCGAATAAGCCAGGGGCAGAGGACTTTGGGAACTGAGAGGAGTGCTGTGATCAATCAACAATCCAGCCCAACGACTAGAAGACAGCTCCAGGGATTCTTAGGAGCTGCAGGGTTTTATCGAATATGGATCCCAGGGTACACGGAAATAGCAAAGCCGCTTTATCAAGCCCTTAAAGGGGCAGAGACTGCTCCATTTGATAGGGGAATGGAGCAACAGGGtgcttttgagaaaataaaagaactccTGGTTAGCGCCCCAGTCCTCGGCTTACCCGACCCCGATAAGCCTTTCTCCCTTTACGCCcatgaaaaggagaaagtagCCTTAGGAGTTCTGACTCAAGAAGTCGGACCATGGGAACGCCCAGTAGCCTACTTCTCCAAGCAAGTGGATAACATGGCAGCTGGATGGCCACCCTGCTTGCAGGCCATAGCAGCTGCTGTTTCCCTCCTCCAAGAAGCTGACAAACTCACCCTGGGGCAAGAAATTTGCTTATATATGCCGCACACTGTACACAGCCTCCTTGAAGGGCAGGGACATCGGTGGCTATCCAACCCCCAGCTTACCCAGTACCAGGGGATGCTGCAGGAAAACCCCCAAGTACGTCTAAAGGCAGTGTGCAAAATCAATCCAGCCACCTTCTTACCTGCAGAAACCGGGGAACCCGACCATGATTGTGAGGAGATCATGGATCAGATATATGCCAGCTGGCTAGATTTAAGAGACCAGCCATTGGCTCAGGGGGACCTCAACCTGTACACAGATGGGGGCAGTACCATAACTGAGAAGGGGGAGCAGATTGCCAGGTATGCAGTAACTACAAAAGACCAGATCCTTGAAGTGGagcctctgccctctgggtggTTGGCACAAAGGACAGAACTTTATGCCCTCATTCGAGCCCTGGAACTAAGCAAGGGAAAAAGGGTCAACATATACACTGACTCCAAGTATGCTTTTGCCACCCTCCACATACATAGGGCCATCTATAGAGAAAGAGGACTACTGACTgtcaaagggaaagaaataaaaaacaaaaccgaAATCCTCCCACTCCTGGAGGCCGTATGGAGTCCAGCTCAGATAGCAGTAATGCACTGTCAGGGACACACTAAGGGCAACGCAGAAAAGGCCATAGGGAACCAGCTCTTGGATCAGGCCGCAAAAGCTGCTTCTAAGAGACAAGACTCTCCAAAAGCTATAGTGGGCCCTTTGATCAGCTCCCCCTTAAACACCCAAGATTATCAGTCAGCTGAAGAACAATGGACCAGGCAGACTCGGGCATCCAGAACATCAGAAGGCCTGTGGTGGCTCTCTGAAGGATGAATTTATGTGCCCCAGAGTCAGGCGGCGCAGGTGGTCCAGAATTGTCACACCCTGACCCATCTAGGGAAAACAGCCCTAGAAAACCTGCTCTGAAGGTATCTATACATACCAACCTCACCTCACTATATGCCAATGTTGCAGCTAGGTGTGTAACTTGCGCCAAGAATAATGCAGTGGGAAACAATCGGGTCCCACCAGGAATACAGTGCTGGGGAAGTCAACCCCTGGAAGACCTGCAGGTGGATTTCACTGAAGTCAAACCAAGCCGGGGATATAAGTACTTGCTTGTCCTCATATGCACCTTCTCAGTTTGGGTCGAAGCTTTCCCCACCAGGACTGAAAGGGCCAGAGAGGTAGCCAGAGTTCTACTAAGAGAAATAATTCTCCAACATGGACTACCCCTAAGCCTAGGAAGTGACAATGGACCAGCTTTTATTTCTCAGGTGGTGCAGGATTTAGCAAGATTGTTAAATATAAGGTGGAAGTTGCATACTGCACACCAGCCCCAAAGCTCAGGGAAAGTGGAAAATATGAATAGAACACTGAAAGAAACTTTGGCAAAATTCTGCCAAGAGACCAGGCTGCCCTGGACAGACCTGTTGCCAATAGCCCTGCTCTGagtaagaagtattccaaatcaggCAGGGTATACCCCCTATGAGTTAGTATATGGAAGGCCCACTCCCATAGTAAAAATAACAGGACCTAGCAACTTACCAGTACAAGGGGAAATAGGACAAAGAAGGTACTTAGAACAGCTAGGAAAGGCCTTAAACCAGATAGGAGAAGCCCCATTAGGGTTCGAACCTAAACCCCGAGGGGGCCAGCACACCCACACCATCCAGGACAGTATGTATGGGTAAAAGGCTGGAAAAAGGAGCCTCTCCAACTTGTGTGGACAGGCCCTCACTTGGTACTTTTAACTACCCCTACTGCCCTAAAGGTCACAGGAATCACACAGTGGATCCACCATTCTTGGGTGAAAGTAGCCGTTGAGCCAGAAGGACCAGGAGAAGAAACTGCCGAGCAGCAGGTTCCAGCCTTGAAACTAGTGACAGAAAGAGATTTCAGAAGCCCAGGACATCTGGGAGGTTACAGCCCAACACCGGGATTATGGACAAATGCCCAGCTGAATTCCTAGCCCCTATGACCTTGGTGGCAGGAATCTTCGGGATAAGACTGGTCTCTGTGACTTCTAAAGACTGGGGACTCGTTGAAAATTCTCTCCTGGCCACCGCATACTTTTGCgtggttttcatttttgtatacttaatctgtttcatttagtaaaataaatatggGTAAGATACTAGAAATATTACTATACGCTCAAGTGTTGACAGGAATAGCTTTAGAACAAGCATATATGTggaaattttacataattttacataGCTAGGGAAACTAACACCGAAGATAATAATGTCGTCATCCACAAAGTAGGAGTCAAGAAATGGTGGGGAAACACTAGCGAAGTGAAGCTAAAAATCAGAACCTCAGAATTACAGAGTGTGAAAGAATGGATAGAATGGGGTTACTATTTCCCCATGATATGTTTGTTGACAGATCAGCCCCATGACTACTGCTATCGGTAGCCAGAAAAGTATGGAGGTTGCCCATATTATCAATGTAATCTCCAGACCTGGAATTCTCTGTATGATTACACTTTGACAACCAAAAACCCAGCTGCTGACTTCTGGAAAACAGGAGTAAAGGGGAAGATTTATGCCGAAAGTTATCATGCTGGGCCAGTGGAGGGTATATTTATCTACAAAACCCTGGAAACACAGAACCCCAATCTAGATAATATCTACCAAGCCCACTCAGTCATAGAAAACCAGGAAAAAGCTCTATCTAAGGAATTGGATAATCAAAGACAAATAGGGCCTTTTTCCTGGGTAAAACTAATACAACAAGGGGCACAGCCACTTAATCTGACCAGTCCAGGCAATTACAATGACTGTTTCTTATGTGCATATCTTAACAGGCCACCACTGACTGTGGTTCCACTTCGACTAATCCTCACTGTTTCCAAAGCCCAGGCCCCAGTACCCTTTTCTCTCCAAGGTGTTCCTCTATTCCAGGACTCATCCATTGGAGCACTGGAATGCTACAGACCACCTGATTCCTGCAATCAGACACTGCCATCCTTCAGAACCATCACCAGCCCACCGAGAACTTTCTTTTGGTGTAACAGGACTCTCTACAGTCGGTAAACCATATTACCCCAGCCCCTTGCTATCTCGTGGCCTTAGCCCCCCAGCTCATCTTATATCAACTGGGCAAATTGAGTACCCTGCTTGCCCAAGAACATCAGAAGTGAGCAGTTCTCCTCCCCCTGATGGTCCAGTTAAGTTTCGCCCCTTCAGTCATCAGAATGGGACTGGGGAGTACAGGACTAGCAGTCAGCCTCCAATCCACCAGGGAGCTCTGGGAAGAGTTAGATCAGGCCATGAACACCTCTGCACTATCCATGGCCTCGATGCAGAGGCAAATAACTTCCCTAGCTTGGGTAGCCCAACAAAACCAGCAGGCATTAGACCTACTTACCGAGGAAAGGAGGGGACTTGTCTTTTCCTCCAGGAAGAATGCTGTTACTACGTCAACGAAAGTGGAATAGtagaagaaaacattagcaaactaaAAGACATTCGCTGGAGATTAGGGAGCATTAGCTCCCCGCCGAAAACCACTCCTGGTGGCAATCAGTCCTTTTCCCTATTTTAGCCCCTATTTTAGGCCCTCTTGTCATTGTGTTTCTTACATTAACTATAGGACCCTGTTTACTGCACACGGTAGTGCAACAGATAGAAGCAGCAGTGACCCGATGAGCTGCCGCCAAAATCCTTTCTCTCCAGAGACACCACTACTGGAGATTACAGCCAACTCAAACGGAGGGTGAATATGTGGACTGTGACACTGATGCTAGAACAGACACCAGTGCTGtttagcatcaaaggggggaatgtggcagaaaaagaaaacccccatgataagcttctgtgctctgtagcttccaTAAATTCCTCCTGcactttgttcctttgtttcccatataaggtagctagatCTAACTGCTGcatttagcttctgtaaccttgcttcgctgCGCAGGTAGGAAGCCTGGGGCTATTTAAACACTGGGAGCTCAGAGTtcggggctcagaatttggggtttCTCCTCTGAGCCCGCGCACAtaataaaggatcgtgctccGCCATCCCTCCCGTGTGTGTTATTTTCCACAACAAACATacgtttttatttttcttgggtaaatatttAGGAGTACAATTGCTGAATCATTGTTAATTAATCTTAGAAGAAACTTCAAAATATGTTCCAAAGTGTACCATTTGAACTTCCTTTTCTGAAGTATCTATTTAAAGTTTCCTCtacctttattttgttcttttttgaacTTATTTAGCTGGAAACTTAGATTGCCgattttaaattttccttctgtCTAATATGCATATTTAAAGGTATAATTTTCCCCTTAGTGCTGCTTAATTTTATCCAACAAATGTTTATACAGTATATTGTGTTTTTAAGTatctttcaatttaaaatattttctaaattctaaacTTTCTTCCCTAATGATAGACTATTTTTAAGTATGCTACCTAATTTTCAAATAGTTGGGATTTTTCTATAtactgttactgatttctaattttactaTAGCCAAGGAATatactttgttatattttaatgttttaaaatttattgtggcattttatggcccagaatatgATCTGTCTTCTGAATATTCTATTTCCACTTGAAGATAATGTATATTGTACAGCTGTTTGGTATAGTGTTCTATTAATATCAATTAAGTtgataattttttctaaatttctataaCAACAAAACCCTCTTACTGGGTTTTTAGGTATCATTTCATTACAAAGACAGTGGTGTTAAAATCTTTTACTAtacttgaatgttttttttttcctttttgtcaattttatatattttgactcTGTTATAGATGCATATAACTTTGGAGTTGTTAAGTTTTATTGATGAGTTgaccattttattattataaaattgtgCCTCTGTATCTCTGGAAATACTTTCTGTCTTGAAATATactcttttctgattttaatatgGACATACCCACTTGCCTTTGTTTCCTGTCTGCATTAAGCATATATGTTCACCTTTTTACTTTTAACCTCTCTTGCATATTTGTATATTAAGTGCATCTCTTGTAGTCAGCATATGGTTAgtctattttactttatattctgATAAGGTGTAtgttttgattagagtgtcaGGTtcaattacatttaatataattattgatagattggatttatttttaaaatcttttaaaacatattttattgattatgttattatagttgtcccatttttttctccccttcattcctctctgccttgcattcccctcccaccagcactcccccaccttagttcatgttcactggtcatacatataagttctttggcgtctctgtttcccataccattcttaacttacccctgtctattttgtacctaccaattatgcttcttatttcctgtacctttctcccattctcctcccttctcctcctggctgataaccctccctgtgatatccatttctttgattctgttcctgttccagttgtttgcttagcttgtttctatttctgttttgttttgttttaggttcagttgttgatagttgtgaggtttttttgtcattttactattcatagttttgatcttctttttcttagataagtccctttaacatttcatataataaggtcttggtgatgatgagctcatttaacttggccttatctgggaagcactttatctgccctcccattccaaatgatagctttgctggatacagtcatctaggatgtaggtccttgcctttcatgacttggaatacttctttccagttccttcttccctttaagatttcttgtgagatatcagctgacaatcttatgggaattcctatgtaggtaactgcctccttttctcttgctgcttttgagattctctgttgggaactgccctgactagtatcaaaagctgtaacccctgccaaggctaaggctgagggaatgaccttagactgtaagccagcaaggagacaaaagcttatttccctggcaggagcactgcttctgctccttttacttcaccctgcctggcccccagtgcttggttgcttagccaatgacgggtaagattccccaagggggaacgatctaagacaggcacaatcacgtgggaggcccccaaggaaggactttgggggctacagcaaaaggggttgatggacccttgccccttggctttgaatagcctgagtcctcattgtctgtgagaaaatctcctaatctcttgactgccttacttcccttgctccacctacgcctgaaacaatgatggagggtggtgcagccctgtgctggaaagggcgggctccctgggtgatcaggcctaagaaagaatatgtaaaatcctgtgaaaactgctttgtttagaatgcttgcaattgaatgataagggtccaaggaagaagtaagtttgttctttaaagttttttatagctctttgaccctgattcaaaatagcccctcagacttccttgttacctattaaTTGATATTTACTTCCTGGCAAtaagtaatgagctttacctgaatttttatgcaaacgaacccaataaaagacTGCTTGGGCAGGAGAATAGGACGCTCTcccctagagagggtggccatggcgctccccactagagagaatggccatttcatccctatttctccacaggacttggctatctctgtgtatgtttttctcgtgttttgacgagccatctcCAGCGTTCTGCGGTCACTGCCGGTTGGTGGCCGCGacaattctctccttctctttaatgttgggtaatttaattatgatgtgctttgatgtgtgcttccttgggtccagcttctttgggattctgggcttcctggacttcctggaagtctatttcctttgccagtttaggaaagttctccttcattatgttttcaaataagttttcaatttcttgctcttcttctgctccttctggcacccctatgattcagacattggaatgtttaaagttgtcctggaggttcctaagcctctcctcattttttttttttttgaattcttgtttcttcattctgttctggttgaatgtttctttcttccttctggtccataccattgatttgagtctcagtttccttcccatcactgttgaccccctgtacattttactttatttcacttttcatagccttcactctttccactattttgcaaccatacttaaccatttctgtaagcatcctgattaccagtgttttgaattctgcatctgaaaagttggctatctctttatcatttagttctatttttggagctttgatctttttttttcattttggccatatttttggtctcagcatgcctgttacatagtaaggggaagcttcttaggtattcaccagggcagggcaacccactttgctgcattgtggcactgtatgtgggggaggtgcccaaaagggaacaatgccacttgcttgacTCTGGGCTGGTTTTCAGTCCTtcctccactatccacaagcaaattgggcccttctggtgctgaatcccaggtaTGTAGgtttttgtatgttctaggacccagtgggtctctccaacaaactctcctatgaggctgggagtttctcccactgctgcaactcCCACAGGTCTTTACAGCCGGaatttttgagtctttatttgCCCTGTGCTAGAACTTTGGGTTGCACGATCTGTCTTGCTCTAGTTACTCCTGCCACTTTATCTGTTTTATCGGCACACAAATGTGGGAgagcccactctgccagctgccacctcacctgtccaggtcctccagccaccaccttgctgggagTCCTGCCCATTCCAGcttcacatctctgcccctcctaacagtctggatgaatgtttcttattgaacttcttggttgtctgacttccatacagttagattttctggtagttctggttattttttgtttttaaatttattgttgtccttcatttgtttgtgcaaggaggcaaaatatatctacctatgcctccatcttggctgaaaatCTGATACATTGGATTTAAACCTaccattttgttttctagttGTCCAATCTATTTGGTTTACTCTTATGTTCCtgatttttgtcttattttaagttAACTGAATTTTTCTTGcacattccattttaatttactaCCCCTGTCTATATGCTCCCAGCTTCAGAAGCCTCTTTTTCCTTTGGTCTCAAGACTCCTCCCCCCCAGCGAGAGACACTGTAGTCAAAGGGTGATACCAACAAAGGGATTCTGTCACAAAGAGTACTCATCTAGGAAGCACTCTCCATTCACTACAGGTAAAGGAGATCTCATGAAAATGTTGTCTAAAGACTTCCTTTACCATTGTAGTGGCACCAGGGGTCTCCACCTGGGGAAATTCTTTCTGCCCCTTGGGCACCATTAGCAGAAAACAGTGGGAGCCCCAGAAAAATGAGATAAACTAAGTAAAGCAAAGTGATATCACAGATACCCTGAAAATTATATCATCACTGGTACCACAGACAACAAAAGCAGGCCAGGCCTTTGGGCTGAACCTTAACAGGGTTACTCcctactaaaataaaatatttaaatagcattCAGAGTGTTAGAGTTGCCAAATTGTTCaggataaaatataaatcatCTATCACAGTAAGAACCTGAAACATTAAAacttgaatgagaaaagacaatcAACTGACCCTAataccaagaaaaatgaaatatgagaatTGTCTGACAAGGACTGCTAAGCAACCATTATAAAAAATACTTCCACAAAAACTTACCAAatctcttgaaacaaatgaaataatagaacaTCTAAGCAAAGCAATAGGACTCActtaaaagaaccaaataaaagtTACGAAactgaaaaatagaataatagattttttttaaaaatttggttgaTGGGCTCAATGGAAGTATGGTGAGGATAGAATCAATGAACTTGAGGGAAGTTAATCTgccttgtttgcagatgacatgaatatacatagaaaattgtatagacttcaccaaaaatctactcaacctaataagtgaatttggcaaaacagcaggaaaagtcaatatgcagaaatcaaaggtatttttgtacacaaacaatgaaatatcagaaacagaaatcaggaaaaaatatctcatttgaaatagcaaaaagaaaaataaaatacctaggaataaacctaaccaagaagtaaaagatctgtactcagaaaactaaacaaaactgaagaaaaaaagtgaaggaagacacaaggaaatggaagcatatatcatgttcatggattggaagaattaacatcatcaaaatgtccatactacccaaagcaatttatagattcaaggcaatccctattaaagtaacaatgacatatttcacagatatagcacaaacatttcaaaaatttttatggaaccataaatggtcctgaatagctgcagcaattttgagaaagaagaacaaagtaggagggatcacaataccaggcatcaaactatattacaaggctacagtaaccaaaacagactagtactggcataagaattgacatagagaccaatggaacagaatacagagcccagaaataaactctagtctctatggccaattaatatttgacaaagggggcagaagcataaagtggaatcaaaatagcctcttcaacaaatggtgttgggagagctggatatgcaaaaaattgaaacttgatcactaacttataccacacacaaaaataaattcaagattgataaaagacttaaatacaaagCGCCACagtattaaagtcctagaggagaatgtatggaggaaaatatcagatattccatgcagcaatattttcccaatatgtcccctagagcaagggacataaaggaaagaagaaacaaatgggatttcatcaaaataaaaagcttctggacagctaaagaaaacatcaacaaaattaagaaggaaccaaccatatgagaaaat
This Phyllostomus discolor isolate MPI-MPIP mPhyDis1 chromosome 5, mPhyDis1.pri.v3, whole genome shotgun sequence DNA region includes the following protein-coding sequences:
- the LOC114497143 gene encoding LOW QUALITY PROTEIN: uncharacterized protein LOC114497143 (The sequence of the model RefSeq protein was modified relative to this genomic sequence to represent the inferred CDS: substituted 1 base at 1 genomic stop codon); its protein translation is MAFVTQSAPDICKKLQKLEGFASMNISQLIEMANKVYNNREEAAETTALEKQKRKAALLTAALAAPAKGLQKKGQKGYFKVDKDQCAYCKERGHWKRDCPNQKQKEDPVFPSAPGILSLADVGRDSRLWLLGAECLRHVWKSPPLRSFLFLPHHISKEAWLGISGVINKYLSEGILVPCQSQWNTLLLSVKKPDGSGYRPVQDLRAVNEVTLTLHPMVPNPYTLLSQLPLTASHFICLDLKDASFYIPVAPVSQPIFAFEWEDPYTGTKTQLTWTRLPQGFKNSPTIFSEALAQDLKPFSEQHSGLILLQYVDDLLLARPGSYKCQEGMRALLQLLASKGYRVSKRKAKICQKEVXYLGFRISQGQRTLGTERSAVINQQSSPTTRRQLQGFLGAAGFYRIWIPGYTEIAKPLYQALKGAETAPFDRGMEQQGAFEKIKELLVSAPVLGLPDPDKPFSLYAHEKEKVALGVLTQEVGPWERPVAYFSKQVDNMAAGWPPCLQAIAAAVSLLQEADKLTLGQEICLYMPHTVHSLLEGQGHRWLSNPQLTQYQGMLQENPQVRLKAVCKINPATFLPAETGEPDHDCEEIMDQIYASWLDLRDQPLAQGDLNLYTDGGSTITEKGEQIARYAVTTKDQILEVEPLPSGWLAQRTELYALIRALELSKGKRVNIYTDSKYAFATLHIHRAIYRERGLLTVKGKEIKNKTEILPLLEAVWSPAQIAVMHCQGHTKGNAEKAIGNQLLDQAAKAASKRQDSPKAIVGPLISSPLNTQDYQSAEEQWTRQTRASRTSEGLWWLSEG